In one window of Cryptococcus neoformans var. neoformans JEC21 chromosome 7 sequence DNA:
- a CDS encoding cytoplasm protein, putative: protein MACFLPSSRAPGPIRLEDSLSDIILEKSTNLELPTYDTLDGSEELEQRLKALKDEIQDAKVDWYIVPSEDEHQSEEVGDSEKRRQYISGFTGSAGTALIPSSTSQSALLFVDSRYWIQAEQQVPKGWKVVRVGSSSGGGSGRADAQSGWMDWVVNKLEDGSRVGIDPKLISLDLVHLIQSRLSSIDSSITLVPLSTNLIDKIRNVPARSLGPISPYPLALSGEDTPSKLSRVRKAISQAVGGNRKSKVKEWVYILPTLPAIAWLLNYRCPSDIPFCPVAYAYLVLTPSQCAVFVDKRKVENELDERWKGEDVEVRDYGVEEVGKFVKAFVNENSEERNVRVFSPAECSWALAEACSPSKIATITCPVDVLKAVKNPVEQQNFRNAYLRDGRAMVRWLAWLEKMLLKNGKKVGEWAAAQGLTRERRKEDYFAGLAYEDISASGPNSALPHYAPQRGKDRLIDPDTTYLIDSGAQYQDATIDTTRTFYFGSTPSPELKRAYTRVLQGHIAVSMAKFPRGMPGDRLGMLARKALYDDGLDFGHGVGHGIGSYLGVHENPMYSHDIAFKPGHITTVEPGYYKEGKWGIRIESVLLCKQVETPEDGEASQFLEWERITQVPIQTSLVDWSLMAKYEMRWLNEHNKTVQEALEPLLQGDEDAEAREWLKKACKPHKVWPWDGV, encoded by the exons ATGGCCTGTTTTCTCCCCTCCAGCAGGGCCCCCGGTCCTATCCGCCTTGAAGACTCTTTGTCTGATATTATCCTCGAGAAATCGACCAATCTTGAGCTCCCGACCTATGACACTCTCGATGGTAGCGAAGAGCTCGAACAGCGCCTGAAAGCACTCAAAGACGAAATTCAGGATGCAAAGGTCGATTGGTA CATAGTACCgagtgaagatgaacaCCAA TCTGAAGAAGTAGGAGATTCGGAGAAGCGCCGTCAGTACATATCAGGCTTCACAGGTTCAGCCGGTACCGCTCTCATCCCCTCCTCGACATCTCAATCAGCGCTCTTGTTCGTCGACTCGCGATACTGGATACAAGCAGAACAACAAGTACCCAAAGGGTGGAAAGTGGTCAGAGTCGGGTCAAGTAGCGGGggaggaagtgggagaGCGGATGCACAGAGTGGCTGGATGGACTGGGTCGTGAACAAGCTGGAAGACGGGTCAAGAGTTGGGATCGATCCGAAACTCATATCTCTGG ACCTTGTTCACTTGATCCAATCGCGCCTGTCATCAATAGACTCTTCCATCACCCTCGTTCCACTGTCGACCAACCTCATCGACAAAATTCGCAATGTCCCTGCCCGTTCCCTTGGCCCTATCAGCCCCTACCCTCTCGCTTTGTCAGGGGAAGATACGCCTTCCAAACTCTCTCGTGTTCGAAAGGCCATTTCGCAGGCTGTGGGAGGGAATAGGAAGAGCAAAGTAAAGGAATGGGTGTATATTCTACCTACATTACCTGCTATCGCCTGGCTGCTCAACTATCGTTGTCCTTCGGATATACCCTTCTGTCCGGTAGCTTATGCCTATCTCGTCCTCACACCGTCCCAGTGTGCTGTATTTGTGGATAAGCGTAAAGTTGAGAATGAGCTagatgagagatggaaaggggaagatgttgaagtGAGAGACTATGGAGTTGAAGAGGTAGGGAAATTTGTGAAGGCATTCGTAAATGAGAATTCAGAGGAGAGAAACGTAAGGGTATTTAGCCCTGCAGAGTGCAGCTGGGCTCTAGCCGAGGCATGTTCACCT TCCAAAATAGCCACCATCACTTGTCCCGTAGACGTCCTTAAAGCAGTGAAAAACCCTGTCGAACAGCAAAACTTTCGTAATGCATACCTCAGGGACGGACGGGCCATGGTCAGATGGTTGGCATggctggagaagatgttgcTCAAGAACGGGAAAAAGGTTGGAGAATGGGCTGCTGCCCAAGGCTTGacaagagaaaggagaaaggaagactACTTTGC CGGCCTTGCGTATGAGGACATCTCTGCTTCTGGTCCTAACTCTG CTTTGCCACATTATGCTCCTCAGCGAGGAAAGGACAGGTTGATTGACCCGGATACCACTTATCTGAT CGACTCTGGAGCACAATATCAGG ACGCGACCATTGATACCACTCGCACTTTTTACTTTGGCTCTACCCCTTCCCCCGAGCTCAAACGCGCATATACCCGGGTGCTTCAAGGACATATCGCAGTCAGTATGGCCAAGTTCCCTAGAGGCATGCCGGGGGATAGGTTGGGCATGCTTGCGAGGAAAGCGCTTTATGA CGATGGATTAGATTTTGGGCA TGGAGTAGGTCATGGGATAGGTTCGTATCTCGGCGTACATGAAA ACCCGATGTACTCGCACGATATCGCCTTTAAACCGGGTCATATTACCACTGTCGAGCCTGGATATTACAAAGAGGGAAAGTGGGGTATCCGAATTGAATCGGTCTTGTTATGTAAACAAGTCGAG ACTCCAGAGGACGGGGAAGCATCTCAGTTCCTTGAATGGGAACGAATCACTCAGGTGCCAATCCAAACTTCGCTCGTTGATTGGTCGCTTATGGCAAAGTACGAGATGCGCTGGCTGAATGAACACAATAAAACAGTTCAAGAAGCTTTGGAGCCGCTTTTGCagggtgatgaggatgcaGAAGCTAGGGAATGGTTGAAAAAGGCTTGCAAACCCCACAAGGTTTGGCCTTGGGATGGAGTGTAG